AGGGCGTCGAGCAGCTCGTCGCCGCCCGGCAGCGAGCGCATCGCGGCGATCTCGTCGCGGTCGTCGAGGACCGCGCGCAGCGTCGCGCTGAGCTCGCTCTCGACCTGCCCGCGCTCCTCGCGCAGCTCGTCCAGCGTCGGCGGCCCGTCGCCCGTCGGTGAGGACAGGGCCCGCTCGCCGCTCGAGCGCGGGTCCGACAGCAGGAGCGAGAGCAGCTCGGGCGGCACGTCCGGGCGCGCGACCGCGCTGTCCGCCGCGAGCGCCGACCACGCCGCCTCGCCCACGAGCACCGACGACACCGGGTCGAGCAGGCCGGACGTCGCGAGCTCGGCGGCCACCGTCGCGCGCCGCACGAGCTGCGCCTGCACGACGCTGCGCGACGCGCCGACCTTGCGGTGCAACCGGTCGAGCCGCGACGCCGCGACCCACACCCACCACACCAGGACGGCGAGCACCACGACGACGACGCCCGCGACCTCGGTCCACCTCATCGGGCCTCACCCCTGCCGCGGCGCAGCTCCATGAGCCGTGCGCCGCGCAGCGAGGACGGGTCCTCGCCCACGGGAGCGTGCCGGCCCGCCACGGCCATCTCGTACACCGCGAGCACCTGGTCGGTGACGGCGGACCAGTCGTACCGGCGCACGACGGCGCTCGCGTGCTTCTCGACGCGTGCGCGCAGCTCCGCGTCGCCGAGCACGCGCAGGAGCGTGCGGGCCAGGTCGTCGCTGTCCCCCGTACGGAACAGCACGCCGGCGGCGCCGTCGTCGAGCACGCGCGAGAACGCCCCGAGGTCGCTCGCGACGACCGTGGCACCCGCGCTCATCGCCTCGACGAGCACGATGCCGAAGCTCTCCCCACCCGTCTGAGGCGCGACGTAGACGTCGACCGACGCGAGCAGGCGGGCCTTGTCCTCGTCGGACACGCCACCGAGGAACTCGACCGAACCGGCCTGCTCCCCCAGCACCTCGCGCGCCTGCTCCTCCCCCGTCTCGCCGCGCCCGGCGACCAGGAACCGCGCCCCGGGCACGTGCGCGAGCACCTCGCGCACCGCGCCGAGCAGCACGCCGAGGCCCTTGCGGGGCTCGTCGAGCCGGCCGAGGAACGCGATCGTCGGCGCGTCGGGCGTCCCGGTCCAGCGCGCGTCCGGCTGCGCGGCCTCGAACGTGTCGACGTACACGCCGTTCGGGATCACCACGGCGTCCCCACCGAGGTGGTCGACGAGCGTGCGCCGCGCGTCCTCGGAGACCGCGATACGTGCCGAGATCTTCTCCAGGGACTGGCGCACGAGCGGGAACGCGACCTGCAGCGAGCGCGAGCGCACCGTCGAGGTGTGGAACGTCGCGACGACCGGGCCGTCCGCGATCCACAGCGCGAGCATCGACAGGCTCGGCGTGACCGGCTCGTGCAGGTGCAGCACGTCGAACCGGCCCTGCTCGAGCCACTTGCGCGTGCGCGCCGCGGTCACCGGCCCGAACGTCAGGCGAGCGACCGAGCCGTTGTAGCGGACCGGCACCGCCCTGCCTGCCGCCGTGAGGTAGTCCGGGACGGGCGTGTCGTCGTCCGCGGGCGCGAGCACCTCGACCTCGTGGCCGCGCGCGAGCAGCGCCTCGGCCAGGTCCCGCACGTGGAACTGCACGCCGCCGGGGACGTCGTAGGAGTACGGGCAGACGATGCCCACCCGCAGCGGGCGCGTCGCCGGGGTCGTCACGGCGCCTCCCGCTGCTCGACGGGCTCCCGGTCGCCGGCACCCGCGGCGCCGTCGTCGTGCGCACGGGCGGTTCCGGCCGGCTCGTCGAGCTCGCCGGCACGCCGGCGCGTGGCCGCGTAGCGCTCGGGGTCCAGGTCCTCGACGAACACGCGCTGGAGCATGTGCCAGTCCTGGGGACGTCGGTGCAGGCACTCGGCGAGCCGGTCGACCCACGCCTGCGTGAGCACGCGCACCTGGTCGGCACGCGGCACGTCGGCGCCGACGGGCTCGACGGGCAGGAAGTCGATGCGCAGGCCCCACGGCGTCCCGGCACGCCGTCGCCGCTCGCCGTGCAGGCGCTCGTACGTGATCGCGGTCGCGAACAGCGGCGCACCCGACGCCAGCGCGAGCGCCGCGGGGCCGGCCGCCACGCGGGCGCGGTGGCCGAACAGGTCGACCTCGACGCCGCTGTGCGTCAGGTCGCGGTCCGCGAGCAGCGGGATGATCCCGGCCTGCGGCGCGCGTGCGACGCGCAGCAGCTCGCGGAACACGTCCCCGTCCCCGAGGGCGAGGATCGTCAGCCCGATGCCCTCACGGAACCGCAGGAACTCCTCGAAGACCTGCGGCGGCTCGAGCCGCTCGGCGACGGTCGTCACGTGCGCGATGTTGCGCGTCGCCCACGCGCCCGCGAGGTCCCAGTTGCCGAGGTGCCCGAGCGCGAGCACCGCGGCGCGGCCCTGCCCGACGTGC
The sequence above is a segment of the Cellulomonas palmilytica genome. Coding sequences within it:
- a CDS encoding phosphatidylinositol mannoside acyltransferase — its product is MSLDVGALYAFAWRHAHRVPGAVLRGAANLAADVTWWRHGEGVRRLERNLARVRPELDDAQLRRLSRAAMRSYLRYFAEAFSLSGSSREQIDARVRAVGLDALVAHVGQGRAAVLALGHLGNWDLAGAWATRNIAHVTTVAERLEPPQVFEEFLRFREGIGLTILALGDGDVFRELLRVARAPQAGIIPLLADRDLTHSGVEVDLFGHRARVAAGPAALALASGAPLFATAITYERLHGERRRRAGTPWGLRIDFLPVEPVGADVPRADQVRVLTQAWVDRLAECLHRRPQDWHMLQRVFVEDLDPERYAATRRRAGELDEPAGTARAHDDGAAGAGDREPVEQREAP
- a CDS encoding glycosyltransferase family 4 protein yields the protein MRVGIVCPYSYDVPGGVQFHVRDLAEALLARGHEVEVLAPADDDTPVPDYLTAAGRAVPVRYNGSVARLTFGPVTAARTRKWLEQGRFDVLHLHEPVTPSLSMLALWIADGPVVATFHTSTVRSRSLQVAFPLVRQSLEKISARIAVSEDARRTLVDHLGGDAVVIPNGVYVDTFEAAQPDARWTGTPDAPTIAFLGRLDEPRKGLGVLLGAVREVLAHVPGARFLVAGRGETGEEQAREVLGEQAGSVEFLGGVSDEDKARLLASVDVYVAPQTGGESFGIVLVEAMSAGATVVASDLGAFSRVLDDGAAGVLFRTGDSDDLARTLLRVLGDAELRARVEKHASAVVRRYDWSAVTDQVLAVYEMAVAGRHAPVGEDPSSLRGARLMELRRGRGEAR